DNA from Micromonospora nigra:
GGGGGCCGGAGACCCCTGCCCGGGGCCCCTGGCGGGAGACCCCTGACCGGAGGCCCCCGGCCCAGGGCTAGTTGGCAGGGGTCGGGGGGAGCTTCAGGCCGCTGACCGGGGTCAGGGGGAGCAGCTTGCGGCCCGTGGGACCGATCTGGATCTCCGTGTCCATCGACGGGCACACACCGCAGTCGAAGCACGGGGTCCACCGGCAGTCGTCCTGCTCGTACTCGGACAGCGCGTCCTGCCAGTCCTGCCAGAGCCAGTCCTTGTCCAGACCCGAGTCAAGGTGGTCCCAGGGCAGGACCTCCAGTTCGTCACGCTCCCGGGTGGTGTACCAGTCGAGGTCCACCCCGAAGGCCGGCAGCACCTCGGCGGCGGCGTCCACCCAACGCTGGTACGAGAAGTGCTCGCTCCAGCCGTCGAACCGGCCGCCGTCCTCCCAGACCCGGCGGATCACCGCGCCGACCCGGCGGTCACCGCGGCTGAGCAGGCCCTCGATCAGCGACGGCTCGCCGTCGTGGTAGCGGTAGCCGATCGCCCGGCCCAGCGAACGGTCCGAGTTGATCGCCTGCTTGAGGATCCTGAGCCGGTGGTCGATGACCTCCGGCCGGTCCATCGGCGCCCACTGGAAGGGGGTGTGCGGCTTCGGTACGAAACCGCCGATGGAGACCGTGCAGCGGATGTCCTTCGAGCCGGTGGCGGCCCGACCCGCCCTGATGACCTCGTGCGCCATGTCCGCGATCTCCAGGACGTCGGCGTCGGTCTCCGTGGGCAGACCGCACATGAAGTACAGCTTCACCTGCCGCCAGCCGTTGGTGTACGCGGTGACCACCGTACGGATCAGGTCTTCCTTGGACACCATCTTGTTGATGACCTTGCGGATCCGCTCCGATCCGCCCTCCGGGGCGAAGGTCAGGCCGGTGCGGCGCCCGTTGCGGGACAGCTCCTGGGCCAGGTCGATGTTGAACGCGTCCACCCGGGTCGACGGCAGCGACAGCGACACGTTGGTGCCCGCGTACTGCTCGGCGAGACCGGAGCACATGTCACCGATCTCCGAGTGGTCGGCCGAGGACAGCGACAGCAGGCCCACCTCGTGGAAGCCGGAGAACTCCAGCCCCTCCTTCACCATCTGCCCGACGGTGGTGATCGAACGCTCCCGCACCGGGCGGGTGATCATGCCCGCCTGACAGAACCGGCAGCCCCGGGTGCAACCCCGGAAGATCTCCACCGCGTACCGCTCGTGCACCGTCTCGGCCAGCGGGACGAGGGGCTTCTTCGGGTACGGCCAGGCGTCCAGGTCCATCGTCGTGCGCTTGTGCACCCGGAACGGCACGTCCGCCCGGTTCGGCACGACCCGTTGGATCCGGCCGTCGGGCAGGTAGTCCACGTCGTAGAAGCGCGGCACGTAGACGCTCTCGGTGCGGGCCAGCCGCAACAGCAGCTCGTCGCGGCCACCCGGGGAGCCCTCGGCCTTCCACTCCCGGACGATCGCGGTGATCTCCAGGACCGCCTCCTCGCCGTCGCCCAGCACGGCCGCGTCGACGAAGTCGGCGATCGGCTCCGGGTTGAACGCGGCGTGCCCCCCGGCCACGATCACCGGGTCGGCGTCGGTGCGGTCGACGGCCAGCAGCGGGATCCCCGCCAGGTCGATCGCGGTGAGCAGGTTGGTGTAGCCCAGCTCGGTGGAGAACGAGACGCCGAACACGTCGAAGTCGCGTACCGAGCGGTGCGCGTCGACGGTGAACTGCGGCACGCCGTGGGCGCGCATCAGCTTCTCCAGGTCGGGCCAGACCGCGTAGGTGCGCTCCGCCAGCACGTCGGGCAACTCGTTGAGCACCTCGTAGAGGATCTGCACGCCCTGGTTGGGCAGGCCGACCTCGTACGCGTCGGGATACATCAACGCCCAGCGGACGGTCGCCGCATCCCAGTCCTTGACCACCGCGCCCAGCTCACCACCGACGTACTGGATGGGTTTGGTCACCTGGGGCAGCAGCGGCTCCAGCCGGGACCAGACCGAACGTTCCAGGTCGCGGCGCGGCGACGGCCGCGTCGAGCCGGAGTTGTCATCGGAACTGGCCGCCGTCGGGCGCGCCGTGGTGGACGGGACACTCATGATGCCCAAGGGTACGCGCCTGCCCGCCGCCGACCGCCGACGGCGTACGCCCCCGGGCCGTCGTCATCCGGTGACCGCGCCGACAGCCGGTTGCCCGACCTGCGCAGACGCCCACCGGGCCCGGCCGGCTCGTCGATGGTGGCACGACGGTACTAACCTCGGATCGGCGTGAGAGGAGATTGCCGACGATGCCGGAGCCGCAGCCGGGAGCAGACCGGCCGGTCGACGGGAACACCCCGGACCCCCGCGGGCACGGGGAGCAGGCGGTCACCGAGGAGCAGGCGGTCACCGAGGAGCACGGCGCGGCCGTGCCGCCGGCCGACGCCACGGCGGCCGATCCCATCGCGAACCCCACCCCTGCCCCATCCACCGGTGCCCCCACCGCCGAGCAGCCGAGCGCCGGCCCGAACGGCACCCACGAGCTGCCGGCGCGGGACGCCGCCACGACGACGCCCGACCCGGACGCCGGTTCGGGGCCGTCGGGCACCCGCAAGCTGTCCGCCGAGGCCCTGGCGGCCGGCCCTCAGGGCACCCGCAGGTTCTCCGCCGAAGCCGTGGACGCCGACCACCAGGGCACCCGCAAACCGACCGACGGGCCGGCGGCCGGCCCGCACGGCACCCGCAAACTGACCGACGGGCAGGCGACCGACGAGGCGGCACGCTTCAGTGGTTCGGCAGCGGTTCCGCCGCCGCCCGTGCGCCGCCGCTCATGGGGTGAGTCGGCCGAGCCGACCCCCGTGCCGCCGACACCGACGCCGCAGCCGGAACACCAGGTGCCGGTCGACCCGTGGGCGGGCGCGGACACCGGCGGTTGGGAGCTGCCGTCCGCCGACTTCCCGGCCCTGCCGCCGCCTCCACCCCCACCGGCGCCGACCCGGCCGTACCCGGTGCCGCCCGTGTCGCCCGCCCCGGCGTCCCCGCCGATGGCCCGCCCGACCTCCCCACCGCCGGCCCCGGTCGCCTACCCGGTCTCACCGCCCCCGCCGGCGGCCCGGCACGTCGCCCCGCCGCCCCCGCAGGTGGCCCGCTCCGTCTCCCCGTCGCCGGCCTACCCGCCGCCCCACCCGGCACCGGCGGTGGCCGCGCCTGCGACGAAGCAGCGGCGCGGCCGCACGCCGCGCCCGGCCCCGCCGCCACCCGGCCCGCAGGCGCCTCCGGCCGTCAAGCGCAAGCGGCGCCGCTGGCCCTGGCTGCTGTTGCTGACCATCGCCTGCTGCTGCGGCTGCCCGGCCTACTACGGCACGCCCATGTTCAGCCAGTACCCCGTCGACGCCGCCCTCCCCGCCCAGGTCAACGACCTGCGCCTGCGCGAGGACGACCGCAGCGAGGAGGCGGTCAGGAAGCTGAAGAGCGAGGTACGCCAGGCACACTGGCTCGCCGAGGACACCTTCGCCGGCATCTACACCACCCCCGCCGGCAAACGGATCACGGTCTTCGGCGGCACCGGCATCCGGTTCACCCCGGAGTCCGACGCGAAGGCGGAGATCGAACGCCTCTCCGGCCAGTACGCGCTGCGGGAAAGCCAGGTCGTCGAGACCAACGTCCGGGGTCGGTACGGGCGTTGCGCCGTGGGCCGGGCCAACGGCACCGGCGTGGTGGTCTGCACCTCGGTCGACCACGGCAGCATCACCAGCGCCGTGTTCACCGGCCTGTCGGTGGACGACAGCGCCCGCCTGCTCGACACCCTGCGGCAACAGATCGTGACCACTGACGCGCAGTGAGCCGGGGTTCCCGCGCCCCGGGCGACTCAGCCCGTCGGGACGGCTCAACCCGTCGGACGGCTCAACCCGTCGGGACGGCTCAACCCGTCGGGACGGCTCAACCCGTCGGGACGGCTCAACCCGTCGGGACGGCTCAGGCCCCGTCGGGTTCGCCGGCGACCGGCGGGTGACCACGCGGCGGCGCGTAGCGCGGCACGTACTCCTGGCCGGTGAGCTTCTGGATCTCGCTCATCAACTCGTCGGTCATCTGCCGCAGCGACGTCCGGTCGTCCGAACGCCCGGTGAAGTCCAACGGCTTACCGAACCGCACGATGATCTTCGCCCGGCCCGGCCGGGGCATCCGCGCCCCGATCGGTTGGGCCTTGTCGGTGCCGATCATGCCGACGGGGATGACCGGCACTCCCGCGGCCAGGGCCAACCGGGCCGTGCCGGTGCGCCCCCGGTAGAGCCGCCCGTCCGGCGACCGGGTTCCCTCCGGGTAGATGGCGACCAGGTCGCCGCCCCTGAGCGCGGGAATCGCCGCGTCGAAGGCGGACAGCGCCGCCCGCCCGCCGGCCCGCTCGACGGGAATGGCCCCCAGGCCCTCCAGCACGAACCGCTGGATCGCGCCCTTGATCCCGGTGCCCTTGTAGTACTCCGACTTGGCCCAGAAGGCCAGGTGGCGGGGCACCACCGTGCCGAGGAGCAACTCGTCGGCGACCGACAGGTGATTGCCGGCGAAGATCGCACCGCCGGTCTCCGGGATGTGCTCCAGCCCCTCCACGGTCGGTCGGAGCGCCAGCCGCATCGTGGGAGCCACGGTGAGCTTGCCGATGGTGTAGAGCAGCGGCACTGGTCCTCCGGCAGATCGTGTCCGAACAGGCGGTGTCACCGTAGCGGACGGTCGCACCGCGCCCTCTGCGGGTGGCGGACGGTCCGGCCGGTGGGCGGCCCGGGGGCCGGCGGAATCCGCCGGCCCCCGGATGGTCAGGTCGTCACACCCGTCGCACGGCCACCGTCACCCGGTCGCCCTCGCCGACCTCGCCGGTGAAGCCGTCGACCCCGTCGGCGAAGTCGACCGAGTCGGCCAGCACCTCCCGGGCCACGAACCCGGCGTACGCCGACACCGCCGCGCGGACCTCCTCCGTCGCCGAGACGGTCACCACGATCCGGTCCGAGACGTCCAGGTCGGCGTCGCGGCGGGCCTGCTGCACCACCCGCACGACGTCCCGGGCCAACCCCTCGGCGGCCAGTTCGGGGGTGACCCCGGTGTCCAGCACCACCACGCCGTCGGCGCCGGGCAGCGGCGCGGAGTGCTCGGCGTCGGCGGCGACCAGGCGCAGCTCGTACTCGCCCTCGGCGAGGGTCACCCCGGCGGCGACGGGTACGCCGTCGTGCAGCTCCCACTCCCCCGCCTTGACCGCCTTGATCACCTGCTGGACCTGCTTGCCGACGCGGGGGCCCAGCGCCCGGGGCACCACGGTCAGCACCTGCTGGCAGTAGGCCTGCACCTCGTCGGTGAACTCGACCGCCTTGACGTTGACCTCGTCGGCGACCAGGTCGGCGAAGGGACGCAGGGCGTCGGCGGTCGGCGAGGCGACCGTCAGCCGCGACAGCGGCAGCCGCACCCGCAGCCCCTTGGCCTTGCGCAGCGACAACGCCGCCGAGCACACCTCCCGGGTGGCGTCCATCGCGGCGACCAGGTCGTGGTCGGCCGGGAACTCGTCGGCCGACGGCCAGTCGGTCAGGTGCACCGAGCGTTCACCGGTCAGGCCGCGCCAGATCTCCTCGGCCGTCAGCGGCACCAGCGGCGCGACCACCCGGCACAGCGTCTCCAGCACCGTCCACAGGGTGTCGAACGCGTCGGCGTCGCCCGCCCAGAACCGGTCCCGGGACCGTCGCACGTACCAGTTGGTCAACGCGTCCAGGTAGGACCGGACGGTGGCGCAGGCACCGGAGATGTCGTACGCGTCCATCTGCGCGCCGACCGTCTCGACCAGTTCCCGCGTCTTGGCCAGCACGTACCGGTCGAGCAGGTGTCCGGCGGCGACGCCACCGGCCGACCCGGCGTCGACCTTCCGCTTCGCCACGTACCCGTCGGCGTTGGCGTACAGCGAGAAGAAGTACCAGACGTTCCACAGCGGCAGCAGCACCTGCCGGACGGCGTCGCGGATACCCGACTCGGTGACCGCCATGTCGCCGCCGCGCAGCACCGGCGAGGACATCAGCATCCAGCGCATCGCGTCGGAGCCGTACGAGTCGAACACGTGGTAGACGTCCGGGTAGTTGCGCAGGCTCTTGGACATCTTGCGCCCGTCCGAGCCGAGCAGGATGCCGTGGCTGAGGCAGTTGCGGAAC
Protein-coding regions in this window:
- a CDS encoding TIGR03960 family B12-binding radical SAM protein, translated to MSVPSTTARPTAASSDDNSGSTRPSPRRDLERSVWSRLEPLLPQVTKPIQYVGGELGAVVKDWDAATVRWALMYPDAYEVGLPNQGVQILYEVLNELPDVLAERTYAVWPDLEKLMRAHGVPQFTVDAHRSVRDFDVFGVSFSTELGYTNLLTAIDLAGIPLLAVDRTDADPVIVAGGHAAFNPEPIADFVDAAVLGDGEEAVLEITAIVREWKAEGSPGGRDELLLRLARTESVYVPRFYDVDYLPDGRIQRVVPNRADVPFRVHKRTTMDLDAWPYPKKPLVPLAETVHERYAVEIFRGCTRGCRFCQAGMITRPVRERSITTVGQMVKEGLEFSGFHEVGLLSLSSADHSEIGDMCSGLAEQYAGTNVSLSLPSTRVDAFNIDLAQELSRNGRRTGLTFAPEGGSERIRKVINKMVSKEDLIRTVVTAYTNGWRQVKLYFMCGLPTETDADVLEIADMAHEVIRAGRAATGSKDIRCTVSIGGFVPKPHTPFQWAPMDRPEVIDHRLRILKQAINSDRSLGRAIGYRYHDGEPSLIEGLLSRGDRRVGAVIRRVWEDGGRFDGWSEHFSYQRWVDAAAEVLPAFGVDLDWYTTRERDELEVLPWDHLDSGLDKDWLWQDWQDALSEYEQDDCRWTPCFDCGVCPSMDTEIQIGPTGRKLLPLTPVSGLKLPPTPAN
- a CDS encoding lysophospholipid acyltransferase family protein; translated protein: MPLLYTIGKLTVAPTMRLALRPTVEGLEHIPETGGAIFAGNHLSVADELLLGTVVPRHLAFWAKSEYYKGTGIKGAIQRFVLEGLGAIPVERAGGRAALSAFDAAIPALRGGDLVAIYPEGTRSPDGRLYRGRTGTARLALAAGVPVIPVGMIGTDKAQPIGARMPRPGRAKIIVRFGKPLDFTGRSDDRTSLRQMTDELMSEIQKLTGQEYVPRYAPPRGHPPVAGEPDGA